In Lactuca sativa cultivar Salinas chromosome 5, Lsat_Salinas_v11, whole genome shotgun sequence, the DNA window cgagtagggCCGAGTTGTCAGcatggatttaatgagtggactcgacgagtcagagagctgactcgccgagtaggtgttgtgcagagaaaccctaatttcctgggggTTGGGCCTATATAAAGGAGCTTATAGCCTCACCTTCACTGAGAGTAAACCTAACGTCCTTTGAGATAGAGAGTGTGAAAGGAGTTAATCTTGGGGTCTTTTGGTACATTTCTTTTAAAGTGGAGGGAAGGATTCATCAAGGATCAAGAAAGGGGCCATTAGATTAGTGTTATTTCGTCCAAGAGCTTCTGGAGAAGGTAAAAAGTTATCATATTTCTCCTTGTGGTGATTAGATCTCATGTTTTGATGAATAGGGCTTTCTATCACCTTTTTGTTGAGATATGAGTGCATGGAGTCCCTTTCTAGGCCtagacttcagatctgaaccttgTGAGGTCCAGAGGGTCCAGAGGCTCAAGCTTTATTCAGTCACTTAAAGAGTTATTGTGTTTGGTGCCCTTGTTGGAGCATGTATTAGCATTATGAGTCTTATATGCCATGTTTGAAcctaaagcttgcaactttacgtgacaaTGGACCCTTAGGATGGTAGATCTAGTATTTGGAGTGATGGATTTGTCCCGATGTGTTTGATTGTgtgataactcggcgagttgggggtcaactcgacgagttgagctagACTTTCTTGAGACTTCTGAGGAAAcgagggactcgacgattcgcatgagtgcactcgacgagtcgggtcaaacatggactggTGACTCaattttgacttctgttgactttagggttgggttaatcatgagtaatggagaccatggaggggtaaaatggtcttttatccacttcaagaGTTAGACAGAGAAAAAAATAGCCTTTGGTGTATTTGAGTATgaatagagtattaattagagatgatatcccatgtgttaggcggaggctagttcgagatttccgACTATGAGGCTATTACTTGCtagcttgtgaggtgagtcttctcattatactttatctgtagtggtagttatgtgtgaccataGGGTCTTATGTACTTACTTGAGTTATGcattttgtctgtgtgatatatatgctTTGTTATGTGTCACggagaccggaccgaagggtccattgAGTTGTGAGACAGGCAGGTCCTCACTGAGatcggactagagggtccaacgagccatgggactggagggtcccactgagacacttagaccggagggtcttacagagttatagcctcgagtggctaatgtgttgtatgtggtattttagggaactcactaaactttgcttaccgtgttgtgtgtcatgtgtttcaggtttttctcaggatcacgagaagacaccgacttgattgtacacaccagtgaaagaactatgtttcgaggatcctggatttaatcaaacaattatggagttgtgatTTGTAAttcaaataaatgagatttttgtgaaatatattatgaaaattatgcgattttaaataaaaaatttatttgaaaatttacggcgTTACATCTTTCTTTAATGTTTTTTATATACTTAGGATCTATTCCATAGATACTAATATTATCAATCCACCCCCTTAACAAAAATACTATTTAAAAAGACCTCCCGACCCATGCGAAAGAATGGGTCACTTCCCTAGTTAATAATAAAaagtaaaatatataaaaaataatattaaggGTAACATAATTGATTATATGTCTCTTAAGGACTAAAATCCAAACAAATCTAAATGATATGAACATTCCAAGAGAAAAAATTAAACCAAACACACACTAtgccaaaccacaaggaccattaaTTTGTCCCAaaatatataatatgtataaatttttcaaaaaaaaaaaaaaaaaaaaaaactatgcacTAATGTGACTTTTATTTCAATCAAATGTCACCCTTTAAACCTTTATGctgtatttattttccatttattatttttttaattttgttattttaataacaaactaaacattttcttgaaATTtcgatgttattattattattatttttaaaatttgaaatggtcCAAAATCAATAGCgtattttttgtcaaaaaaaatattttaaatgtgACATAAAATTAGTCTAAAATGATTTATGCCGTACAAATTTAAacttctcaaaacacaaaaactTAGTtacttttattaaattattatttacaaTGACTAGTTTTGTTAATACCAAATAAAATTGCAAATGgtataaaatgtaaaaaaaatatcattaaaaagtgttaaataaaaatttatatatatttatttcaattttgcaGACCACCAATGCAGCTATCACACGTCAACTTTTGAATATGTAGTATAAGCTCTGTAGGTGGAGGCTGTAACTGGAGTTTAGAGGTGTTTTCGCACGAATAGATCGTGCGATTAGTTCCCATCTTTACCATCTAGATCCTCCTCCATGTGAAGTGACACTGACACCTCCACTCAAACAAAAAATGAAACAACCGGACAGGTGATATCCGGCCATGAACTACTTCCTACCACTGCAGGAGGCCTTTTGCTCATCTACATAACCAGTGTGTGAGATCGCACTATTCCGCTAAGCCTCGGTTTCGATGGAGGTTTTCGAAGGTAAGACCAATTATAGTGCAAATACTCAATGTAATTTGAAACGTCACGAGTAGTTCTATTGATATTGAACCCCGTTCAAGATTTTTGGTAATCGGTTTGTTGATCCTAATTTTGGTTTTGGCATTTTAACAAACAGTTGATCAGCCGGAACATTTACTGTTAGTGAACGAAGACGAGCATGGTGGGTTTAGTGGATCAGAAGCCAAAATCGAGGTGAAGAATTTGTGGAGATTTTCAGATAAAGGAGTTTCCATCCTTCAGAACGTAAGTCTGGACATACCTAGAGGCAAAATCATCGGAATCATAGGCCCGAGTGGTAGCGGTAAGTCTACGCTATTAAGGGCACTCAACCGTCTATGGGAACCAGCTTCCGGCACGGTGTTCCTTGACGGAAAAGATATCACCGGCCTTGATGTTCTTCAGCTGCGGCGAAAAGTCGGTATGCTGTTTCAGCTTCCTGTTTTGTTCGAAGGTAAAAATTAAATGATCATATTCTAATTTTGGGTCATATTAAATAATTACTTTTGGTTGCTTTAACTTTAAATAAGAGAAGCATGCCCAAATAGCATCTCCTACGCCCCCAAATTATTATAATCATTTTTGAAACGCACTACTAAGAAGTTGCAAGAATACTGGTTATTGAGATAAATATATAATTACCAACATTTATGTGGTTTTAATCAACTAAATATGTTATTGTACTTGTGATTAATAGCTTTCAAAACGTAAGTACTTCAAAAAATGAGATGCTCGAGTAACATTTAGATTCTGAACAGGGACAGTTGCAGACAACATAAGATATGGGCCACAGCTGAAAGGAAAGAAACTAAGCGATCAAGAAGTGTACAAGTTGCTGACATTTGCTGATCTTGACTCCTCTTTCTTCAACAAACATGGCAACGAACTATCTGTTGGTCAAGCTCAAAGAGTTGCACTTGCTAGAACATTAGCCAATGAGCCAGAGGTAATGTGGTTCGTTTTGCTTAAATTATGGTAAGAAAAGTAACACATGTGAAATTACCTAAGTACCCCTTTCTTGTTGGGTCTTCCTTACTTAGGTTCTGTTATTAGATGAGCCAACAAGTGCTTTGGATCCAATATCGACACAGAACATAGAAGATTTGATGATGAAGTTGAAGAGTAGTAAAGGGATGACGATTGTTATGGTTTCCCACAGCATTAAACAAATTCAAAGGATTGCAGACGTGGTTTGTGTGCTTGTAGGTGGTGAAATTGTTGAAGTTGTGAATTCAGACAAACTCTCAGAAGCTAAGCATCCTATGGCAACCAGATTTCTTCAACTCAGTTCTTGATTTCTATCAGAGTTCAACAATTGAATCCCCCTATTAGTGTTTATCAGAACACTCGGTATGTGTATAATGATTAATAtaaatgtttgtttttttttttttttttatcaatatagAGCAAATAGTGCGAGTTAATTTATGCACAAATTGGTTGAACAAAGTGAAATGAAGTTTTACCAGTGATAAATTAGGAATAAAATTTAAGAAGGGGGATGGGAGAACATTATCTCTCAAACCCTCAACAACATAAtactaaagatatatatatatatatatatatatatatatatatatatatatatatatatatatatatatatatatatatatgcacctaAACTTGACATTTTTATTCCGCCAACGATCTTTGGGGTAACATCTTCCGGTTTTGACTTTAAGGTATAATAAAATTCAGACCTGAAATGACATGTCACAGGTTGGTACCTCAAAAGGataaagttaattaaaagaaaaacAGTCAACTGACACTAACTggtgaatttaaaaaaaaaaaaaaaaaaaaaaaaaaaaaaacacgtatGGTGAAGTTGCAAACTAACCTGGGGATTCTCAATTCGGCATTTCTGGAGCTCCTCTTGTGCACATGCGAGCCTCCATTGTAAATAAGTTATTTCATTAAGTAAATCCTTTTCCCTATTGCTGCTTGCATCCAGCTGAAATaggaaaataaaattattttggaAATGGACACGTGTAAAGCAAATGAATGCGTACCATGGGTTTATCTAGTATGGGTAAGTTTGCAGATGGGCATCCTCCATCTATATTTAAGTTAGAATCGGCAGGGGAGTTTGCCTTCATTAGACTCAATATGCAATCCTATATAagagtaataaaatgtgtaaacaCTTTTTTACTTTTAAGTAAATTGAAAAGTGAAGGACGTTAAATGCATGTGATGTTATAATACTAAGTTTTACTTTTACATACCCTTTGAAGAGTAGTTGTCTGCAAAATAAACTGCAGGGCAGGCATAGGAAGATTGTTCTGGTGACCAATGGGATTTTGGGGTATTATCTACAAACaacattttatattattattcctAAAACTTGCTAATAAATGTGTTATTGATATTTTTAATAAATCCAAACCTGCATGCTATGACTCTTCTGCATTATGGGGGGTGGGGCTGCTGCTGCCTAcaaaaaaataatgattttacTTTTAATCTGGCTGTAAATGGAAACCTCgaaaaaaatatttatcaaatccaaaaaaataaaataaaataagtgaGCTAAATACCTTGTCAAAGTCGATACTCTCGGAAGTAACCTTAAAACGGCCTCTTTGTTGGACACGATGACCTTTTGCTTTGTCATCATGTTCATCACCACTTGCTGCTCCATTGCAACTAGGGACTCTAGAGAACTGACCTTGCAGCTTCTCACTGTAATTtcatataatcaaataaaaacGTGTCACTTGTGAAACAGCTTAAACTAGAGACTTCACAGAAAGAGAAAAAGGTATCTTAACATTGCTGTATATCATACGCTATTTTCCAGCAAAACATCAAAAAATAAGTTAGTAATCTATATGTATTCAAGACCAATAAGTTGGTAATCTAACGACAAAATGAATAAGTAATTTATGGATTGGAAGCAATTTCATATAAACATTGCACTTTCCAACATTAGTTACGATTCAGTGAATTATCAAACCATTACACCATTTCTTGCaccaaaataataaaaattgaGTAATATTTGGGGCAAAAAGTAGTTCCTGTCCAACCCGTTGCACTGTTTTTATCATAAAAAAGAATAATTCTAAGCATATTCATTTTCTTATAGAACTTAAAAAACAACccttatatttattttcatttttacaaATTTGAACCACATTTTTTTTTATCACGGTAGCATTATAGATTAGATTATTATGATAAAAAATTTATAACCAACAATAGTATGTGCATATAATCAGTCATCATAATATGTATTCAAAATTTAGATGAGtttgaaacataaataataaaaaatataacatGTTAGTATATAAGTTTGAACCATAAACATTAAAATACAATATAAATTAATCTGAATTTCATTTATAACATAGCATCACAATAAATTTATATGTCATAATTTTAAATAAGAAGATATTTATACTAAAAGATATCAACAGCCCGTCTAGCTCAGTTGGTAGAGCGCAAGGCTCTTAACCTTGTGGTCGTGGGTTCGAGCCCCACGGTGGGCGAAAGTTTTTGGAGCTAAAGCCCAAAAGCgtgttttttttgtttgtatTTAACTATAAATCCCATTCTTGTTTTGTATGCGGATATGTGAAGCTAAGCccaaaagataaaagataaacgATAATACCTATCCCATGAAGCTGCCCTCTGGTGAGAATGAGAAGGAATGCGATCGAACTCACTGGAATTATCAGCACGAGGAGAAGAATTTGCTGAAACCATTTGTCCGCTGTTAGAACCAACGCTTAACTCATCTTCAGATTTCTCGCATTTTCTACTCACAGATAAAACAAACTGTAAATCCAATAATAATAATACCCACTCTCTGACCATATGCAATTTAAACTAAACATAAACGTACATGGATAAAGGAGCCAGCGCAGATGGATCCTACAatgattttaattaaataattaagcTCAAAACGTAAAACAGATGAATAGTCATCCAAAACTTTACTTACAATTTCTGCACTTTCTGAAGCTTCACTCAAGGATGACAACTGATGCTGAAGCTTTCTTTCATTAAGACCTGTCCCGGGGAAGGAATTCATGCTTCCCAACTGATATTTCTCAGCTACAGAGTCCTCATCTTGGAGCTTTTATTACATGAAAATTATTGTCACTTAATACATGATTAACCTAGTTTTTTCGGCTTAACTCAAAAAGAAATAACCATGTATAGCTTGTCTAGACATTAAGCCCATTAAGTAAAAAATGTAGGCAACATACCAAGGAAGCTTGTGCCTTGACATCTTCAAGGTCAAAGTTCCATCCACTGATCCCTCTTTTGTATTCGTTCTGGAAGGAagttatttttaaaacataagtaCAAAATTATGCTTCATTAATGACATTTCAATAACCCCTACCTGTGACATTTCTTCTTTCTGCCCATCTGGAATTTCCTTTTGAGCAAGCATATCTTCCTCCTTTTGCTGTTGTTACAAAATTAGTTTCTTagcacaaaaaaataataataattaaaagaaattCTATTAATAGACCAACCTTTAGTGCTTGAAGACGATCACCAATTGTTGGGAGGCCTTCTAGAAGCTTACGTACTATAAAATCATTTGATCTGGCTTGTTTGAAAAAATAATGCTTCAAAAGCTTCTTTGCAGAAGGGCGCTTTGAAGGATCTTTGACCAGACAACTTGCAGTCATCTGCTTAAAAGACTTTAAATTGAAAACAAACAATGTGTCAAGTGTCAGATCACATACTTAAAGTATTATCAAGAAAAACAGAAGCTGTTACCTTGGAAAACTTATTGTCCCTCTCATAATCAAAACCAGGGGGTGCATTTTGCAAGGTCATTAGCAAAACCTACCAAATATAAATAAAGTATTTTAAACTACCTGatcattaaaacattaagcaacaTTTATGCGTGAAAAGTGAAAGGCACCTTCATTGGGGGATATTTAGAGAAAGGAGCATGCCCATGAGCAAGCTCCAGAGCTGTTATACCAAAAGACCATATATCAGCCCTGCATACAGGAAAATTACCAGCATGCCCTTTAGGtataaaaagtaaaaacaatTTTGTGTTtggataataacaataataataaataataagtgGAGAAGTTTTTATGTGGTAAAGAAAAATTACTGACTTGAAGTCGTATCCATGTAATTGCTCCATAACCTCAGGGGCCATCCTAACAAAAAAGGTAAATGTCTGAGTAAGAAAATAATTTCGGATTATTTGGTAATCATCATATTTAAAAAAGAAATGTTGATAAAGAACAAGAGTATATAAATATGAGAATTTACCAGCATGGTGTCCCAACAAAAGTATTCCTAACACGTTGTCTGTCACCTGAATCAAATAAGCAAGCTGAAACACCAAAATCACCCAGCTTGATTGCACCTTGGTCACTAATAAGAATGTTCCCAGCCTAtgcaaaaaccacaaaaaaataTGACCATATTAAGCAAAATATTCAGTTTGGAATATAATTATAATGGGAATGATGAAAACTGACTTACTTTGACATCTCGATGAATGTGGCCATGATGATGAAGATACTCCAATGCCTTTAATGTCTCACGCAGTATAGTTGCAATAACAACTTCTTCAAAACCCTCAGGATGAAAAGCCTTCAACATATGAAGACAAGAGCCACCAGCCATAAAAGGCATAACAACCCATAAGTTATGGTCATTTACAAAGGAGCAGTGTGATTTAAGAACATTTGGATGATCAACCAGCATCATTATCTGAGACTCCCGTGACACGTTGTTCTGGAAAACAACAGATCAAAAAATTTTGTAAGTTCCTTTTAGATGAATCTATGGGAATTGAATCTTGGAGATGTTGTTACTATATCAGCTAATTAATCACTATAAGATACATTTTTTAAAGTATCGTGAATAAAATATGGAGAAACAAAATCTGAATTTACCAAATCGCAGTTTCCTTGTTCAAAATCGAGAACTTTGATAGCCACAACCTCATTGTTGTCGAGACACTTGGCCCTGTAAACATAGGCGTTACCACCTTGCCCAATCTCCTCATACAGCACATAGTGCTCCGCTCCGATCGGGTATTTCTTCTTGTCCATTTCAATCAATCAATTCCTGATCAAACAAAAACTGGATATATCTT includes these proteins:
- the LOC111914850 gene encoding uncharacterized protein LOC111914850, translated to MDKKKYPIGAEHYVLYEEIGQGGNAYVYRAKCLDNNEVVAIKVLDFEQGNCDLNNVSRESQIMMLVDHPNVLKSHCSFVNDHNLWVVMPFMAGGSCLHMLKAFHPEGFEEVVIATILRETLKALEYLHHHGHIHRDVKAGNILISDQGAIKLGDFGVSACLFDSGDRQRVRNTFVGTPCWMAPEVMEQLHGYDFKADIWSFGITALELAHGHAPFSKYPPMKVLLMTLQNAPPGFDYERDNKFSKSFKQMTASCLVKDPSKRPSAKKLLKHYFFKQARSNDFIVRKLLEGLPTIGDRLQALKQKEEDMLAQKEIPDGQKEEMSQNEYKRGISGWNFDLEDVKAQASLLQDEDSVAEKYQLGSMNSFPGTGLNERKLQHQLSSLSEASESAEIDPSALAPLSIKCEKSEDELSVGSNSGQMVSANSSPRADNSSEFDRIPSHSHQRAASWDSEKLQGQFSRVPSCNGAASGDEHDDKAKGHRVQQRGRFKVTSESIDFDKAAAAPPPIMQKSHSMQIIPQNPIGHQNNLPMPALQFILQTTTLQRDCILSLMKANSPADSNLNIDGGCPSANLPILDKPMLDASSNREKDLLNEITYLQWRLACAQEELQKCRIENPQV
- the LOC111914851 gene encoding ABC transporter I family member 17, giving the protein MEVFEVDQPEHLLLVNEDEHGGFSGSEAKIEVKNLWRFSDKGVSILQNVSLDIPRGKIIGIIGPSGSGKSTLLRALNRLWEPASGTVFLDGKDITGLDVLQLRRKVGMLFQLPVLFEGTVADNIRYGPQLKGKKLSDQEVYKLLTFADLDSSFFNKHGNELSVGQAQRVALARTLANEPEVLLLDEPTSALDPISTQNIEDLMMKLKSSKGMTIVMVSHSIKQIQRIADVVCVLVGGEIVEVVNSDKLSEAKHPMATRFLQLSS